In the Triticum aestivum cultivar Chinese Spring unplaced genomic scaffold, IWGSC CS RefSeq v2.1 scaffold173975, whole genome shotgun sequence genome, GATGCTTTGAAGGATAATGGGCGATGTTGGGAGATGTTTTGTGCACCTTTTACAAGTGTCCAAGAGGGAAGTGCGATGTTAGTCACCACTAGATGTCCAAATGTTACCAAGGCCGTGCACACAATGGAACCAGTTATAGTTGAAGGTTTAAAGGACGATGTCTTTTGGAATTTCTTCAAGTTATGTGCATTTGGATCTGAGGGTTCTAGCAATGATCCTGAGTTAGAGTGTATTGGAAGAAAAATACTTCCTAAATTGAAGGGTTCTCCTTTGGCCGCCAAAACTCTAGGGCGCATGTTAAGCATGGACCTTCAAGCATCTCATTGGAGTTCCATACTTGAGAGTGAACTGTGGGAGTTGAAACAAAAGGAAACCGAGATTTTGCCTGCCCTTCGGTTGAGCTACATGTATTTACCATTCTATTTGAAACAATGCTTTGCATTCTGCGCCGTGTATCCCAAAGATTACAAATTTGAGAAGGCATGCTTAGCTGAAATTTGGGTGGCAGAAGGCTTTGTGGAGCCTCGAGGTGGTGTTCCCATTCAAGATATTTGCTATCAGTATTTTGAAGACCTTGTGGCGCGGTCCTTCTTTCAAAAGGTTAATGGTCGATATGTAATACATGACTTGCTGCATGACATGGCACAAAAAGTTTCAGAGCACGACTGCTTCATCTTACGAAATAAGAGTGACTTTGATAAAGTTCCCCAGAATGTTCGCCATATATACATACTCCCTAGCAGTGAATTTGATGATTCCAACTTGTTGATACTATGCAAGTACACGAAGCTACGCACCCTAATTTGCAAGAATAATTTAGGGAAAAGAACAAGCTTTGTAATGGATCACTGGTGTGCTAAACTTCCGCGTATGCGTGTGATCTCTTTTGTCTTCACAAATGTGTTGCCAGATAGTATTGGTAACTGGAAGCATCTTCGGTACCTTGAAATCTCTAGAGCTTGTCCTTTGAAGAGGATCCCTTCAACTTTCTGTTGGCTATATAATATGCAGATTTTATATGCCAAGAAATGCAAGATACAAAGCTTACCCGCTGACTTTGATAAGTTGACCAGTTTACAGAAATTTGAATCAAATGGATTAACTATTGATGCAGCCAATCAAGAGGGACAAGGAATTAGGTCAATTAAGAATCTAAATCAAATTCGTGGATACTTGGAGATAGCTAATATTGGTGTTGGCATCCTAACTAAGGATCATGCAGCAGAAGCTGAACTAAAGAAAAAGAAATATGTTGACGAGTTGGTACTAAAGATGCGAGGTGCTTTACGCTCCCTTGAGTTTTATATCCACAACAATGATATAGAAGTGCTTGAAGTTCTACAACCTCCTATCAGCCTCAAGTCTCTGTTCGTCGAGAATTATGTCGGTGTCTCGCTCCCAAGCTGGTTTCAACCACAAAACTTGCCAAGCTTAACATCTCTCAATTTTAAGGGTTGTATTGGACTGAAGAGCATAAACCTGAACAAGATACCTGCAATTGGTACTTTCTTGTCCTTGACAAACTTATGGATTGATGGGTGCGAAAATTTATCAAGCCTAGAAGATTTTCTGCAACCAAGTTATGTACCTGGCATCAAGAAAATAAATATTATGGATTGCAAGATGTTAGCATCTGTACCAACTGAGAGTTTTGGGGGTTTTCATTTCCTTGAAGAACTGGGCATATTTGATTGTCCGAACATCTGTCACCAAAGATTGGTATCGCCATCCCTCAAGGAGCTCCATTTGTGTCGTTCTAGTCTCTTTTGCAATATTGACTGCTGCTCCCTCACCTCCTTTCATTGTCAATGTGAGTTTTCCACATCCATACAACTACAAACGTGGAGTCTTCCAGCTTTAAAAACGTTGGTAATTTGGTGCAAATCTCTTACATCTATTGGAGGCTCTAGCTGCATTAGAGCATTCCCATCCCTTACTATCCTACAAGTTCAGTTCTGTGATAAATTGTCAACCCTTGATGGCATCCTAACACAAGAATACCTACCTGCTATTGAGAAAATTGGCGTCGAATTTTGTCCTGATTTACTGTCCCTGCCAGTTGAAAGGTTTGTGAATTTTCCTCATCTGAAACATCTCGTGGTTTCTATTTGCCCAAGTCTCAACTGGCAAAGGGGGCTTGTGTTGCCATCATCTCTCCAAAGACTAAGCTTCAGGAGCTGCGGCGATATTTCTCCATATGTTCCCAGCTGCCTACAGAACCTCACATCCCTCGTCTCGCTGAGCATTGGTAGGTGCCAGGGTATAACATCCATTCCAGGTGACATTTGGAGCGGTAATCTTACATCACTTGAGGAACTGAGGATTTCGGAATGTCCAGACCTAGTTTCATTTGGTGGAGCAGAGGCAGTTACAAATATAAAGAAGATTCAGATATACAAATGTCCAAAGTTAAAGGAAGCGGATCAGATCGATAGATGACCAGCCAAGGTATTTGTGCTTACACTTATTTCCCGTCCAGCTTTTACTTATATTTTGTTCGATAGATTCATGATGCGTTATGCAGTAGCAATCCAACCTAAACCACTATCTTTAAAGTACGCTGGATTTACTTACTGATTGTTTCGACAATGAGGTTAAAACATCCGACCTCTACATCATcgatgcacacaaccatctttTTTCTGCTTGTTACTTAGAATGGTTAGTCCGTATAGAACCATGTTCTGTTCCGGAAAGAAAAGTCCGTATGGAATCATGATCTGTTAATATTTCCTGAAAGAACCATATCACAAATTGCATACATGTGACATTTTGAAAAACTTGCTAACCTTGCGTGTCAAGTCGGCTAACACTTGTTTCTGTCCAGCGTTTTCTTCTCTCTTGTTCGAAATTCCATATACACAAGAAATAACTCATGTATTATGCAGTACAAAGTAGCAATCCAAGTTAAATTGTTATCACTAAAGTACGCTGGCACCTAGATGTATTGTATGTCTtgtttcttcttgttagttcctatgTTTAGTTCATATAGAATATTTGATCTGTTAATGTTTCCCTGGAGGAAAACTGTGTGCTCTTGTGTCGTGAAactctccctttttttatttgccATATAGGCTTTACTGACCTTGTTTTCTTATTCAATGACAGGCGAGCAGGAAGCCATAGCTGCATCatttaaaaaattggaaaacctgaGGACAACGAGACTTTATGCTTTCCGTCTCACCGTCTCTACCTATCTCCCCGTAGGAGCCTCTCTCTTTTAAGTGTGTGAACAATGAAGACTTTTGGCATGTTAAAGATCTGGAATGTGTTTTACCATGCATGGATGGGCACTGCATCTGCATCTTCATCTTGCTTAGTCTCAacaaccacgacgagtaaatcggaacggagggagtacttcgtaGGGTGTGGTCTGGAACTGGTTGATGCAACTCATTGATTGATTCATCACTATTTTGGTGCATTCCTTTCTGTTCT is a window encoding:
- the LOC123175462 gene encoding putative disease resistance protein RGA1 isoform X1; its protein translation is MPWVETDQDKIITTIASLLYILTEKIISTILILSTLCSQDEDRFHLCAPATMSLSAAGIISAINDCVSLFLSAKSAISSLRSRWSGSQEQSLQDHVLQLQSDVQHLCDTLPAMYHLINGAEWRSYEEHVAKLLPSLKDAVSEAEDLIDEFRWHEMKVQVEGNAIQSPFIDFLDKVIHGNFNMLNDVQLRLNYLSSEMKGMGLREVTHHFAKSVRPVTTSLLSKETKIFGREKELKQVLGFLNVPTRPKRKRATSSICASTSTSSSNHVNAEPKISSLPVLVVAGIGGVGKTTLAQHICNHQRVKSHFELIIWICVSDDFNEKRLTKEVIESSTGKGPKIDHLDSLQRALYNHVKNKRLLIVLDDVWDDALKDNGRCWEMFCAPFTSVQEGSAMLVTTRCPNVTKAVHTMEPVIVEGLKDDVFWNFFKLCAFGSEGSSNDPELECIGRKILPKLKGSPLAAKTLGRMLSMDLQASHWSSILESELWELKQKETEILPALRLSYMYLPFYLKQCFAFCAVYPKDYKFEKACLAEIWVAEGFVEPRGGVPIQDICYQYFEDLVARSFFQKVNGRYVIHDLLHDMAQKVSEHDCFILRNKSDFDKVPQNVRHIYILPSSEFDDSNLLILCKYTKLRTLICKNNLGKRTSFVMDHWCAKLPRMRVISFVFTNVLPDSIGNWKHLRYLEISRACPLKRIPSTFCWLYNMQILYAKKCKIQSLPADFDKLTSLQKFESNGLTIDAANQEGQGIRSIKNLNQIRGYLEIANIGVGILTKDHAAEAELKKKKYVDELVLKMRGALRSLEFYIHNNDIEVLEVLQPPISLKSLFVENYVGVSLPSWFQPQNLPSLTSLNFKGCIGLKSINLNKIPAIGTFLSLTNLWIDGCENLSSLEDFLQPSYVPGIKKINIMDCKMLASVPTESFGGFHFLEELGIFDCPNICHQRLVSPSLKELHLCRSSLFCNIDCCSLTSFHCQCEFSTSIQLQTWSLPALKTLVIWCKSLTSIGGSSCIRAFPSLTILQVQFCDKLSTLDGILTQEYLPAIEKIGVEFCPDLLSLPVERFVNFPHLKHLVVSICPSLNWQRGLVLPSSLQRLSFRSCGDISPYVPSCLQNLTSLVSLSIGRCQGITSIPGDIWSGNLTSLEELRISECPDLVSFGGAEAVTNIKKIQIYKCPKLKEADQIDR
- the LOC123175462 gene encoding putative disease resistance protein RGA1 isoform X2; translation: MSLSAAGIISAINDCVSLFLSAKSAISSLRSRWSGSQEQSLQDHVLQLQSDVQHLCDTLPAMYHLINGAEWRSYEEHVAKLLPSLKDAVSEAEDLIDEFRWHEMKVQVEGNAIQSPFIDFLDKVIHGNFNMLNDVQLRLNYLSSEMKGMGLREVTHHFAKSVRPVTTSLLSKETKIFGREKELKQVLGFLNVPTRPKRKRATSSICASTSTSSSNHVNAEPKISSLPVLVVAGIGGVGKTTLAQHICNHQRVKSHFELIIWICVSDDFNEKRLTKEVIESSTGKGPKIDHLDSLQRALYNHVKNKRLLIVLDDVWDDALKDNGRCWEMFCAPFTSVQEGSAMLVTTRCPNVTKAVHTMEPVIVEGLKDDVFWNFFKLCAFGSEGSSNDPELECIGRKILPKLKGSPLAAKTLGRMLSMDLQASHWSSILESELWELKQKETEILPALRLSYMYLPFYLKQCFAFCAVYPKDYKFEKACLAEIWVAEGFVEPRGGVPIQDICYQYFEDLVARSFFQKVNGRYVIHDLLHDMAQKVSEHDCFILRNKSDFDKVPQNVRHIYILPSSEFDDSNLLILCKYTKLRTLICKNNLGKRTSFVMDHWCAKLPRMRVISFVFTNVLPDSIGNWKHLRYLEISRACPLKRIPSTFCWLYNMQILYAKKCKIQSLPADFDKLTSLQKFESNGLTIDAANQEGQGIRSIKNLNQIRGYLEIANIGVGILTKDHAAEAELKKKKYVDELVLKMRGALRSLEFYIHNNDIEVLEVLQPPISLKSLFVENYVGVSLPSWFQPQNLPSLTSLNFKGCIGLKSINLNKIPAIGTFLSLTNLWIDGCENLSSLEDFLQPSYVPGIKKINIMDCKMLASVPTESFGGFHFLEELGIFDCPNICHQRLVSPSLKELHLCRSSLFCNIDCCSLTSFHCQCEFSTSIQLQTWSLPALKTLVIWCKSLTSIGGSSCIRAFPSLTILQVQFCDKLSTLDGILTQEYLPAIEKIGVEFCPDLLSLPVERFVNFPHLKHLVVSICPSLNWQRGLVLPSSLQRLSFRSCGDISPYVPSCLQNLTSLVSLSIGRCQGITSIPGDIWSGNLTSLEELRISECPDLVSFGGAEAVTNIKKIQIYKCPKLKEADQIDR